In Cryptomeria japonica chromosome 10, Sugi_1.0, whole genome shotgun sequence, a genomic segment contains:
- the LOC131073376 gene encoding NAC domain-containing protein 79 — MESMNVKMMNKIIDDENLPPGFRFHPMDEELVTYYLHQKVLDSSFACRAIAEVDLNKCEPWDLPARAKMGEKEWYFFSLRDRKYPTGLRTNRATQAGYWKATGKDREVFKGRTSILVGMKKTLVFYKGRAPKGEKSNWVMHEYRLEGKFSYSNLPKTAKDEWVVTRIFQKSCGPKKGPLALSRSSNYLNDLDSPALPPLSESSPYVPSNGQGGGSGESVEQEQHVPCFSTPIDKSSNNSQFRNPSDTVDYSFLHNIMQNDPIYNPNALRYSSQDLHLNAPYHQLSPFSMDPNPPSFPMVSQLFSQGGLPSSSILRAIYEGVSGNEVMGLKQCKMEPPSSFAHDRAWEMNAKYVRVNNSQPQAMVSMSQETGLTSEINNTEISSVVSSQLNQHYPEDQANPSSVDFSDLWSPY, encoded by the exons ATGGAGTCCATGAATGTGAAGATGATGAATAAGATTATTGATGATGAAAACCTTCCCCCTGGTTTCAGGTTTCATCCCATGGATGAGGAATTGGTGACCTATTATCTTCATCAGAAGGTCCTTGATAGCAGTTTCGCATGCAGAGCCATTGCTGAAGTTGATCTGAACAAGTGTGAGCCTTGGGATCTACCAG CCAGGGCAAAAATGGGGGAAAAGGAGTGGTATTTCTTCTCTCTGAGGGACAGGAAGTATCCCACTGGTCTGCGCACTAACAGAGCCACACAGGCTGGATACTGGAAAGCAACAGGGAAAGACAGAGAGGTTTTCAAAGGAAGAACATCTATTCTTGTGGGTATGAAGAAAACACTGGTTTTTTATAAAGGCAGAGCACCCAAGGGGGAGAAAAGCAACTGGGTAATGCATGAATACCGCTTGGAGGGCAAGTTCTCCTATTCCAATCTCCCCAAGACCGCCaag GATGAATGGGTTGTGACGAGAATATTTCAGAAATCTTGTGGACCAAAGAAGGGCCCGCTTGCCCTGAGCAGAAGTTCAAATTATCTAAACGATTTGGACTCTCCAGCTCTTCCTCCACTATCGGAATCGTCACCTTACGTCCCCTCAAATGGACAGGGAGGAGGCAGCGGTGAGTCAGTGGAGCAGGAGCAGCATGTGCCCTGCTTCTCCACTCCCATTGACAAATCCTCAAACAACTCTCAATTCAGAAACCCTTCTGATACGGTAGACTACTCTTTTCTCCACAACATCATGCAAAATGACCCAATCTACAATCCCAATGCTCTAAGGTACAGTTCCCAAGATTTACACCTAAATGCCCCCTACCACCAGCTTTCACCATTTTCCATGGACCCAAATCCCCCAAGCTTCCCAATGGTGTCCCAACTTTTCTCCCAAGGTGGGCTTCCTTCAAGCTCCATACTGAGGGCCATCTATGAAGGTGTTAGCGGCAATGAAGTGATGGGCCTAAAGCAATGCAAGATGGAGCCACCATCCTCCTTTGCTCATGACAGAGCATGGGAGATGAATGCCAAGTATGTAAGAGTTAACAATTCTCAGCCTCAGGCCATGGTAAGCATGTCACAAGAGACAGGACTCACATCAGAGATCAACAACACAGAGATATCCTCTGTGGTTTCCAGTCAGCTCAATCAGCACTACCCAGAAGATCAGGCCAATCCTTCATCAGTTGATTTCTCAGATTTGTGGTCACCCTACTGA